Proteins encoded in a region of the Clostridium butyricum genome:
- a CDS encoding tetratricopeptide repeat protein, which yields MLEDGNTRVEDFEENVNYSGKICEMCKAKYIDDSESRYSILCTECRENQIKYPIPKIFLLLGIALSVLVIIALVQFPKSFKDYAVYKTAEEKANDGYANETLLSLEGVIGKHPETTDIAVTAVDIAMENGNYAYAGYLLDTYLVGRKVSDTVYYRLDGYLNKIDSIYNVYDEYENIVSNIDTNLSEDQAVLQAKSDVSKLLYDGKYNKAVVYNYLALLTDDAEEHKEYLKKSIEEDSKVLETQVQLANAYRREGNSDEAKSMLDKVLIKERNNIGAKRGLAILNMLEGNYSEAVELARFAYEKSKEYPYVYETLAIALFFDGQVEESNKIIEEFKAAGNELEEDTKMLLSGQLTLNQYYQG from the coding sequence ATGCTAGAAGATGGAAACACAAGAGTAGAAGATTTTGAAGAAAACGTAAATTATAGTGGGAAAATATGTGAAATGTGTAAAGCAAAATATATTGATGATTCTGAAAGCAGATATTCAATTTTGTGTACAGAGTGCAGAGAAAATCAGATAAAATATCCTATTCCTAAAATTTTCTTACTGTTAGGAATAGCACTTTCTGTACTTGTAATAATTGCACTAGTACAGTTTCCTAAATCTTTTAAAGATTATGCAGTATATAAAACAGCTGAAGAGAAGGCAAATGATGGCTATGCAAATGAAACATTACTATCATTAGAAGGTGTAATTGGAAAGCATCCAGAGACAACTGATATTGCGGTTACAGCAGTAGATATTGCAATGGAGAATGGGAATTATGCATATGCAGGGTATCTGCTGGATACATATTTAGTTGGAAGAAAAGTTTCAGATACAGTCTATTATAGATTAGATGGTTATTTAAATAAAATTGATTCAATTTATAATGTGTATGATGAGTACGAGAATATTGTATCAAATATTGATACAAATTTATCTGAAGATCAAGCAGTATTACAAGCAAAGAGTGATGTAAGCAAACTTTTATATGATGGTAAATATAACAAGGCTGTAGTATATAATTACTTAGCGTTACTTACAGATGATGCTGAAGAACATAAAGAGTATTTAAAGAAAAGTATAGAAGAAGATTCTAAGGTATTAGAAACACAGGTACAACTTGCAAATGCATATAGGCGTGAAGGTAATAGTGATGAAGCAAAAAGTATGTTAGATAAAGTTCTTATAAAAGAAAGAAATAATATAGGAGCTAAAAGGGGACTTGCTATTTTAAATATGCTTGAAGGGAATTATAGTGAAGCTGTTGAACTAGCTAGATTTGCATATGAAAAAAGCAAAGAATATCCATATGTATACGAAACTTTAGCCATTGCATTATTTTTTGATGGACAAGTAGAAGAATCAAATAAGATAATAGAAGAATTTAAAGCGGCTGGAAATGAATTAGAAGAAGATACAAAAATGTTATTAAGCGGCCAGTTAACGCTTAATCAATATTATCAAGGATAG
- a CDS encoding nuclease domain-containing protein, which translates to MFDAKYKIDYRQEYVKAYGSPGPKEEDINTMHRYRDAIVSIYNKNNDSDLRSHVKNNVFGAFVLFPYNDEEKYKENTFYKSIDEVNIGAFPFLPSTTKLMEQFLDELVKESSYSTFERAIDKVNKENYLSEDDFKNRNVLIGMVKSREQFEANINNKFYHILVKSVNLVAHSV; encoded by the coding sequence ATATTTGATGCAAAGTACAAGATTGATTATAGACAAGAGTATGTAAAAGCATATGGAAGCCCAGGGCCTAAGGAAGAAGATATTAACACTATGCATAGATATAGGGATGCAATTGTATCAATATATAATAAGAATAATGATTCAGATTTGAGATCTCATGTAAAAAATAATGTCTTTGGAGCATTTGTATTGTTTCCTTATAATGATGAGGAAAAATATAAGGAAAATACTTTTTATAAAAGTATAGATGAGGTTAATATTGGTGCATTTCCATTTCTTCCATCAACAACAAAACTTATGGAGCAGTTTTTAGATGAACTTGTTAAGGAATCATCTTATTCAACTTTTGAAAGAGCTATTGATAAAGTAAATAAGGAAAACTATCTTTCAGAAGATGATTTTAAGAATAGAAATGTACTTATAGGAATGGTAAAGTCAAGAGAGCAGTTTGAAGCTAATATTAATAATAAATTTTATCATATTCTAGTAAAATCAGTGAATCTTGTAGCGCATAGTGTTTGA
- a CDS encoding AAA family ATPase: MNHKPLPIGIDNFEMLITRGYYFIDKSLLIKDLLDNKASVNLFTRPRRFGKTLNISMLQYFFEDSRKELDGEKKDNSFLFDGLKIMDSGEEYTSHMGKYPVINLSLKSGKQPNFKMARESLIDEIRDEYIRHNFVLKSEKLIETEKESFLNIMNGKARDIDYAKSLMILSKCLNKYYEKKVIILIDEYDVPLQNAFFEGFYNEMIGFIRSLFESALKTNSYLEFAVITGCLRISKESIFTGLNNLKIISILDDKYDEFFGFTDQEVLKICEDYNMLQKYEILKAWYNGYIFGEANVYNPWSVMQFVDDLCANINRYPSSYWANTSSNSIVKSLIDRADDETKKEIEALIEGKTIEKPVHEDITYDEIYDSMDNLYNFMFFTGYFKSINERVDENTKIKYLTLKIPNEEVKYIFREKILKWFDVTIKTRDFSNIYNAVIGKDAEVFEEELASVLIETISFNDAYENFYHGFVTGILSGMKGYIVKSNRESGNGRGDIFIKPVTRRKAAIILELKVAKNFNELEEKADEALKQIEKMKYELEMKDDGYNNIIKYGISFFRKDCFIKLQED, encoded by the coding sequence ATGAATCATAAGCCACTACCAATTGGAATAGATAATTTTGAAATGCTAATTACCAGAGGGTATTATTTTATAGATAAATCATTATTAATAAAAGATTTGTTAGATAACAAAGCTTCAGTCAATTTGTTTACAAGACCAAGAAGATTTGGAAAAACTTTGAATATTAGTATGCTCCAGTATTTCTTTGAAGATTCAAGAAAAGAACTTGATGGAGAAAAGAAAGATAACTCGTTTCTTTTTGATGGACTGAAAATAATGGATTCTGGAGAAGAGTATACTTCACATATGGGTAAATATCCTGTAATAAATCTTTCATTAAAATCTGGGAAACAGCCTAATTTTAAAATGGCTCGTGAATCACTTATTGATGAAATAAGAGATGAATATATAAGACATAATTTTGTATTGAAAAGTGAAAAACTTATTGAAACAGAAAAAGAATCATTTCTAAATATCATGAACGGAAAGGCCAGAGATATTGATTATGCAAAATCATTAATGATTCTAAGTAAATGCCTCAATAAATATTATGAAAAAAAGGTAATAATTCTTATTGATGAGTATGATGTTCCACTACAGAATGCTTTTTTTGAAGGGTTTTATAATGAAATGATAGGTTTTATCCGTTCACTTTTTGAATCTGCATTAAAAACTAATTCATATCTTGAGTTTGCAGTAATTACAGGATGTCTTAGGATTTCAAAAGAAAGCATATTTACTGGACTTAATAATCTAAAGATAATATCAATACTTGACGACAAATATGATGAATTTTTTGGGTTTACAGACCAAGAGGTATTAAAAATATGTGAGGATTATAACATGCTACAAAAATATGAGATTCTAAAGGCATGGTATAATGGATATATATTTGGAGAAGCCAATGTATATAATCCTTGGAGCGTGATGCAGTTTGTTGATGATTTATGTGCAAATATAAATAGATATCCATCTTCATACTGGGCCAATACAAGTTCAAATAGCATAGTAAAAAGTTTAATAGATAGAGCTGATGATGAAACAAAAAAAGAGATAGAAGCACTGATAGAAGGAAAAACAATAGAAAAGCCTGTTCATGAAGATATAACATATGATGAAATTTATGATTCCATGGATAATCTGTATAATTTTATGTTCTTTACAGGATATTTTAAAAGCATAAATGAAAGAGTAGATGAAAATACAAAGATTAAATATCTTACTCTTAAAATTCCAAATGAAGAAGTAAAATATATATTTAGAGAAAAAATTCTTAAGTGGTTCGATGTGACAATAAAAACTAGAGATTTTTCTAACATATACAATGCTGTAATTGGTAAAGATGCAGAAGTATTTGAAGAAGAACTTGCCTCAGTACTTATTGAGACAATAAGTTTTAATGATGCCTATGAAAATTTCTATCATGGTTTTGTTACAGGGATTTTATCTGGGATGAAGGGATATATTGTAAAATCCAATAGAGAATCTGGGAATGGTAGAGGAGATATTTTCATAAAGCCAGTAACAAGAAGAAAAGCTGCTATAATTCTTGAACTTAAAGTTGCAAAAAACTTTAATGAACTTGAAGAGAAAGCAGATGAAGCTTTGAAGCAGATTGAAAAAATGAAGTATGAATTAGAAATGAAGGATGATGGATATAATAATATCATTAAGTATGGAATATCATTTTTTAGAAAAGATTGTTTTATAAAATTACAAGAAGATTAA
- a CDS encoding metalloprotease family protein produces MFFVPGILISVITFPGVIVHELAHAIFCKLLRIPIYDAKFFQCSNPCGYVVHEPTDKPLKSLLISVGPFLINTILGAIIMLPASITLIKFREQGNFLTLLLGWLGISILMHAFPSTGDAEALIASVLKNKNVNFLFKVVTFPFIIAIYIGAFGSVVWLDAVYAVAVSMVVPNILVDLLY; encoded by the coding sequence ATGTTTTTTGTACCAGGTATATTAATTTCAGTTATTACATTTCCAGGAGTAATAGTACATGAATTAGCACATGCTATTTTTTGCAAATTACTACGAATACCAATATATGATGCAAAATTTTTTCAATGTTCAAATCCGTGTGGATATGTAGTGCATGAACCTACAGATAAACCGTTGAAATCATTATTAATATCAGTTGGACCATTTTTAATTAATACAATTTTAGGTGCAATTATAATGTTGCCAGCATCTATTACATTAATTAAATTTCGTGAACAAGGAAACTTCCTTACTCTTTTATTAGGATGGCTAGGAATATCAATACTAATGCATGCATTTCCTAGCACTGGTGATGCAGAGGCATTAATTGCATCTGTATTAAAAAATAAGAATGTTAATTTTCTATTCAAAGTTGTTACTTTCCCATTTATTATTGCAATTTATATAGGTGCTTTTGGATCAGTTGTCTGGCTTGATGCAGTTTACGCAGTAGCAGTATCTATGGTAGTACCTAATATATTAGTTGATTTGTTATATTAA
- a CDS encoding Fic family protein, with product MKKRPFVPNQLPVSELLDMKRLMFLLMNAGTKIAVYNEKLKSTKVSHTNLLELFALKEAVESTKIEGTQITMDEMLNYRAVEKKATNDILEVVNYMKALREGRSLLNRYPISSRLIKKLHQILMDGDARGGSSVVAGEFRTIQNFLGPKGSTIENATYIPPEPQLVPEYISNLEKYINENEEDLPLIKVALLHSQFETIHPFTDGNGRTGRILVPLYLFSENVIDEPSFLVSESLEKDKYKYYALLNNTRVVLPDKEDYPEEYEEKKKEAKKSMTEWVEFFLNACITQADKNIKKIDAINELYENTISKAKDITNTTTIIDVIDIIFMYPIFTTANIREHFDISASTLNNYLKKLCDNNIIYSDGSARNRKYFFYDLISIIS from the coding sequence ATGAAGAAAAGACCGTTTGTACCAAATCAACTTCCAGTATCAGAATTGCTAGATATGAAGCGTTTGATGTTCTTGCTTATGAATGCTGGAACAAAAATTGCAGTATATAATGAAAAGTTAAAATCCACAAAGGTTAGCCATACAAACTTACTAGAACTATTTGCATTAAAAGAAGCTGTTGAATCAACAAAGATTGAAGGAACTCAAATAACAATGGATGAGATGTTAAATTATCGTGCTGTAGAAAAAAAAGCAACTAATGATATTTTAGAAGTTGTAAATTATATGAAGGCATTAAGAGAAGGCCGTAGCTTATTAAATAGATATCCAATAAGTAGTAGATTGATAAAAAAACTGCATCAGATCTTAATGGATGGTGATGCAAGAGGTGGATCTAGTGTAGTAGCAGGAGAATTTCGAACAATTCAAAACTTCTTGGGACCAAAGGGTTCAACAATAGAGAATGCAACCTATATTCCACCTGAACCACAGTTAGTACCTGAGTATATAAGTAACTTAGAAAAATATATAAATGAAAATGAAGAGGATTTACCACTAATAAAGGTGGCATTACTTCATTCACAATTTGAAACTATTCATCCATTCACCGATGGAAATGGACGTACTGGAAGAATATTAGTTCCTCTTTACTTGTTTAGTGAGAATGTTATTGATGAGCCTAGCTTTCTTGTAAGTGAGAGCTTAGAGAAGGATAAATATAAATATTATGCTTTATTGAATAATACTAGAGTGGTTTTGCCTGATAAAGAAGATTATCCAGAAGAATATGAAGAAAAAAAGAAAGAAGCAAAAAAGAGCATGACTGAGTGGGTAGAATTTTTCTTGAATGCATGTATTACTCAAGCAGATAAAAATATTAAAAAGATTGATGCAATAAATGAGTTATATGAAAATACCATATCTAAAGCGAAAGATATTACTAATACAACAACAATAATTGATGTAATTGACATAATATTTATGTATCCAATATTTACAACTGCTAACATTCGTGAGCATTTTGACATATCAGCGTCGACATTAAACAATTATCTAAAAAAATTGTGTGACAATAATATTATTTATTCAGATGGATCAGCACGTAATAGAAAGTATTTTTTCTATGATTTAATAAGCATTATAAGTTAA
- a CDS encoding ISLre2 family transposase → MYDSSLNDNGFTFKELEQKIYKSACDDACNALREILELLDEKLLNERDTKVYRNKGRKQTCLRTIMGNVEYSRRIYEFNLEDGKKATKFLLDEYLGMDTIGNVSINLVETILTNVSEMSFRKTSENIKRSCNQDISAQGVWNIVQTTGDKIKELEDRKIELNDNGNLKGEKEVLVLFQEQDGIWLSMQGKDRPKGKSKKKELKLAVSYSGWTLRPGSKKEYQVVDKTVCASFANAKHFKKLTEATVAEIYNMDEIDTRILNGDGAKWIKSTCEEQDIHFQLDPFHISQAIIRKVSDKKSKKALLKLFREGNVDKGLQKIVDLMIENNDNETTLKKLAELYDYLVNNKDGLIPYKLRDNIKLPTPPEGIEYRQLGTIEHNICDVLAQRMKGRKMSWSINGADNLARILAEKFSNRLFDTIDKIYSNIIPSEIVDTVVSNMQLTVFQATKPAKKSKVYKCASSPIPYSNAASTLGRKIIQDLCGLKSFSDISYN, encoded by the coding sequence ATGTATGACTCTAGTTTAAATGATAATGGCTTTACTTTCAAGGAATTAGAACAAAAAATTTATAAAAGTGCTTGTGATGATGCCTGTAATGCGTTAAGAGAAATCTTAGAACTTTTAGATGAAAAATTGCTTAATGAAAGAGATACTAAGGTTTATAGGAACAAAGGCCGCAAGCAAACTTGTTTGCGAACTATTATGGGGAATGTTGAATATTCCAGACGTATTTATGAATTTAATTTAGAGGATGGTAAGAAAGCTACTAAGTTTCTTTTAGATGAATATTTAGGTATGGATACCATTGGCAATGTATCTATAAACCTTGTAGAAACTATTTTAACTAACGTGTCGGAAATGTCATTCAGAAAGACATCAGAAAATATAAAAAGATCCTGTAATCAAGATATTAGTGCTCAAGGTGTGTGGAATATTGTTCAAACAACTGGGGATAAAATTAAGGAATTGGAAGACCGTAAAATTGAATTGAATGATAATGGGAATTTAAAGGGCGAAAAAGAAGTTTTAGTTTTATTTCAAGAACAAGATGGTATTTGGTTGTCTATGCAAGGTAAGGATAGGCCTAAAGGTAAAAGTAAAAAGAAAGAATTAAAGTTAGCAGTATCCTATAGCGGATGGACTTTACGTCCAGGTAGCAAAAAAGAATATCAAGTTGTGGATAAAACAGTATGCGCTAGTTTTGCCAATGCCAAACACTTTAAAAAACTTACTGAAGCAACTGTAGCAGAAATATATAACATGGATGAAATAGATACAAGAATTTTAAATGGTGATGGAGCAAAGTGGATAAAATCCACTTGTGAAGAGCAAGATATACATTTTCAATTAGATCCATTTCACATCAGTCAGGCTATCATTCGTAAGGTAAGTGATAAGAAATCAAAGAAAGCATTATTGAAATTATTTAGAGAAGGTAATGTTGATAAAGGTTTGCAAAAGATTGTGGATTTAATGATAGAGAATAATGACAATGAAACAACTTTGAAAAAGCTTGCAGAGTTGTATGATTATCTTGTAAATAACAAAGATGGATTAATACCATACAAATTACGAGATAATATAAAGCTGCCTACGCCGCCGGAAGGCATTGAATATAGACAATTAGGTACAATAGAACATAATATCTGTGATGTATTAGCTCAAAGGATGAAAGGAAGAAAAATGAGCTGGTCTATTAATGGTGCAGATAATTTAGCTAGAATATTAGCAGAAAAATTTAGTAATAGATTATTTGATACTATAGACAAAATTTATAGTAATATTATTCCAAGTGAAATTGTTGATACAGTAGTTTCAAATATGCAATTAACAGTGTTTCAAGCAACTAAACCAGCTAAGAAATCTAAGGTTTATAAATGTGCTAGCTCACCAATTCCGTACAGCAATGCTGCGTCAACTCTTGGACGCAAAATAATACAAGATTTATGTGGATTAAAAAGTTTTAGTGATATCAGTTATAATTAA
- the dnaB gene encoding replicative DNA helicase: MNNRVMPSSLEAEQTLIGCILNSTDKFIEADTILNSEDFYVDKHKKIYETIKKLCDNSVSVDTVTVVDNLKKKGILEECGGITYLSNLETGAVNYSSIENYARIVKEKSDRRALVKAGSKLMEDAFEKEDVKEAIEDAEKCIFNVSASKNITGPERIDTILEKAFVKLEKRCKNGGGLVGISTGFKGIDDITGGLKPGELVIVAARPSMGKTAFALNIAQSASRTSSVIIFSLEMETESLLNRMISSSCMIKMNDIQSGTLTDDQFVRIMKRTSELGKRNLYIDDKSTMLSDIKALCRKQKLQKGLDVIVIDYLQLIRTTMKANQREQEVSYISKELKSLAKELNITVIALSQLSRAPEARNDHRPMLSDLRESGSIEQDADIIHFIYRDAYYNNNKKKKGKKKDSEGIQGEFKINNSASTSVNKSTADNSGNLNINKNNENNMRKDVEYNKKPDDIIAEIITAKNRNGQTKTNKLNWIGEYQRFTSADVIKQ, translated from the coding sequence ATGAATAATAGAGTAATGCCAAGCAGTCTTGAAGCAGAACAAACTCTTATAGGATGTATTTTAAACAGTACAGATAAATTTATAGAAGCTGATACTATATTAAATTCTGAAGACTTTTATGTAGATAAACATAAGAAAATTTATGAAACTATTAAAAAACTTTGTGATAATTCTGTTAGTGTTGATACAGTAACAGTAGTTGATAATCTTAAAAAGAAAGGAATCCTTGAAGAATGCGGTGGTATTACATACCTTTCAAATCTTGAAACTGGTGCAGTGAATTACAGCAGCATTGAAAATTACGCAAGAATTGTGAAAGAAAAGTCAGACAGACGTGCACTTGTAAAAGCCGGATCAAAACTCATGGAGGATGCTTTTGAAAAAGAAGATGTAAAAGAGGCAATTGAAGATGCAGAAAAGTGTATTTTCAATGTTTCAGCAAGTAAAAATATCACTGGTCCTGAAAGAATAGATACAATACTGGAAAAGGCCTTTGTAAAACTTGAAAAAAGGTGCAAAAATGGAGGAGGACTTGTTGGAATAAGTACAGGATTTAAAGGAATTGATGATATTACTGGAGGCCTTAAACCTGGTGAACTAGTAATTGTGGCAGCAAGACCATCCATGGGGAAGACTGCATTTGCACTTAATATTGCTCAAAGTGCATCAAGGACAAGTTCTGTAATAATATTTTCACTTGAAATGGAAACTGAAAGTCTTTTAAACAGAATGATAAGTTCAAGCTGTATGATAAAAATGAATGATATACAAAGTGGTACTCTTACTGATGATCAATTTGTAAGGATAATGAAAAGAACAAGTGAACTTGGAAAAAGGAACTTATATATAGATGATAAAAGCACCATGCTTTCAGATATAAAAGCTCTATGCAGAAAACAAAAGTTGCAAAAAGGTCTTGATGTTATAGTAATAGACTATTTACAGCTCATAAGAACAACAATGAAGGCAAATCAAAGGGAACAAGAAGTATCATATATATCAAAAGAGCTGAAATCACTTGCAAAAGAACTTAATATTACAGTAATAGCATTGTCACAGCTTTCTAGAGCACCTGAAGCACGAAATGATCATAGACCAATGCTTTCTGACCTTAGGGAATCAGGTTCTATTGAGCAGGATGCTGATATTATCCATTTTATATATAGAGATGCATATTACAATAACAATAAAAAGAAAAAGGGCAAGAAAAAAGATTCTGAGGGAATTCAAGGAGAATTTAAAATAAACAATTCAGCATCAACATCTGTTAATAAAAGTACAGCTGATAATAGTGGAAATTTAAATATTAATAAGAACAATGAAAATAATATGCGAAAAGATGTTGAGTATAATAAAAAACCTGATGATATTATAGCGGAAATAATTACTGCAAAAAATAGAAATGGACAGACTAAAACCAATAAACTTAACTGGATTGGTGAATATCAGAGATTTACAAGTGCTGATGTTATTAAACAGTAA
- a CDS encoding ABC transporter substrate-binding protein, producing MKKKLIAMFLSVATLMTFGGCGSAASNSSDSASGGSSKNLIVYSPHPIEFIDPIVNEFENQSGVSVEVVTAGSGELLKRIESEGDNPLGDVMWGGSLSTLQPKADLFEEYKSANEDAVIDEYKNKDGHITRFSVIPSVIMVNTNLIGNIKVEGFEDLLNPELKGKIANADPSKSSSAFEHLINQLYAMGNGNPDDGWAYVTNLTKNLDGKLLSGSSAVYKGVADGEYTVGLTFEEAAVKYAKDGAPVKVVYPSEGTVAKADGVSIIKNAKNMDNAKKFIDFVTSKEAQNVVATQLNRRSVRNDVEGEGLESFNSIKVIKDDENWVNENKQTMLDKYKDIFTSN from the coding sequence ATGAAAAAGAAGCTTATAGCAATGTTTTTATCAGTTGCAACATTGATGACTTTTGGAGGCTGTGGATCAGCAGCAAGTAATTCTAGTGACAGCGCATCAGGAGGTTCTTCAAAAAATTTAATAGTGTATTCTCCTCATCCAATAGAATTTATAGATCCAATAGTAAATGAATTTGAAAACCAAAGTGGAGTATCAGTTGAAGTTGTTACAGCAGGATCAGGAGAATTATTAAAAAGAATAGAATCTGAAGGGGATAATCCTCTTGGAGATGTTATGTGGGGAGGCTCATTATCCACATTACAGCCAAAAGCAGATCTATTTGAAGAATATAAATCAGCAAATGAAGATGCAGTAATTGATGAATATAAAAATAAAGATGGGCATATAACAAGATTTTCTGTAATACCTAGCGTTATAATGGTAAATACAAATTTAATAGGAAACATAAAAGTTGAAGGTTTTGAAGATCTTTTAAATCCTGAATTAAAAGGAAAAATAGCAAATGCAGATCCTTCTAAGTCATCTTCAGCATTTGAACATTTAATCAATCAGTTATATGCTATGGGAAATGGAAATCCAGATGATGGATGGGCTTATGTAACTAATCTTACAAAAAATCTTGATGGAAAATTATTAAGCGGATCATCAGCAGTATATAAAGGAGTAGCTGATGGTGAATACACTGTTGGATTGACATTTGAAGAAGCTGCTGTTAAATATGCAAAAGACGGTGCACCAGTAAAAGTTGTTTACCCTTCAGAAGGAACTGTTGCAAAAGCTGATGGTGTTTCAATCATTAAAAATGCTAAAAATATGGACAATGCAAAGAAATTCATTGATTTTGTTACAAGCAAAGAAGCACAGAATGTAGTAGCAACACAGCTTAACAGACGTTCAGTTAGAAACGATGTAGAAGGTGAAGGTTTAGAATCATTTAATAGTATAAAAGTTATTAAGGATGATGAAAACTGGGTTAATGAAAACAAGCAGACAATGTTAGACAAGTATAAAGATATATTCACAAGCAACTAA